From the genome of Nicotiana sylvestris chromosome 1, ASM39365v2, whole genome shotgun sequence:
CAATAATATTGAAAGATGTCCGTCATGTGCCAGATCTTCGTCTAAACCTAATATCAGGTATAGCTCTTGACAAACAGAGCTATGAAAGTTATTTCGGAAAAGGCACATGGAAATTGCTGAAAGGGGTTATGATTCTCACTCGAGGACATATTTATGGCAAATTATATAAAACTCATGTGAAGGTATGTTCAGACAGCCTCAATATTATGGAAAAAGAGGCGTCTCAAAACCTGTGGCACCAGAGACTCGGTCACATGAGTGAAAAGGGGATATCAATTCTAACGAAAAAGCAGCGTATCAGAATGGACAAGAATGCTGCTTTAGACCCTTGTAATCATTGCTTATTCGGAAAGCAACATAGAGTCTCTTTTACATTTTCTTCAACCAGAAAATCAGAGTTACTCAGTCTGGTACACTCTGATATTTGTGGTCCCATGGAGGAGAAGTCACTTGGCGGCAATAGGTATTTTCTGACTTTCATTGATGATGTTTCTCGAAAGGTGTGGGTGTACTTCTTAAAGACAAAGGACCAGGCTTTTGATTATTTCAAGATATTTCATGCCATGGTAGAGCGTGAAACGGGAAAGAAATTAAAATGCCTTCGCTCAGATAGTGGAGGCGAGTATACTTCCAAGGAGTTCGATTCCTATTGCAAGAGACAAGGGAttcgacatgaaaagacagtCCCACGCACCCCACAACACAATGGAGTAGCCGAGAGAATGAACCGGACAATTATGGAAAGAGTCAGAAGTATGATCAGTATGGCAAagctgcctaagtcattctggggagAAGCTGTTCGCGCCGCCTGCTACCTAATCAACCGGTCACCATCTGCCCCGTTGAATTTTGAGGTTCCAGAGAAAATATGGTCTTGTAAGAATCCCTCATATTCTCACTTAATGGTATTCGGTTGTTTAGCACATGCACATGTATCCAAGGAGCTCAGGAAGAAGCTTGATGGTAGAACTATACCATGTATCTTCATAGGCTATGGAGATGAAGAATTTGGGTATAGATTATGGGATCCAATACAGAAGACGGTGATCAGAAGTAGGGATGTTGTATTCCACGAAAACCAGACAATTGAAGACATTGAAAAGCCCACAATGTCTTATGAAAGAGGTTCCAGTGCCCAAAAAGTTGGTCCAGATCCACTACCATTGCAGTTTGACACAAATAGCATGGGGGAGCATGAAGCAGTACCAGAAGCAGAACAGGAGGATGTTTGGCAGGGGAGGCACAAACCCCTCAGGAAACTACAGAACCATCACAGGGGAATGATGTCGGTACACCTCCTGAAGCTAATAATCAACAACCTCGTCGACCTGAACGAGGTCAGATTCCATCAACTCGATACCCAGAAATCGAGTATATTCTACTTTCTGAAGATGGAGAACCAGAGAGTTTCCATGAAGCTATATCTCATAAGGATAAAGAAAAATGGCTGCAAGCAATGACCGAAGAGATGAACTCTTTACAGAAAAACAACACTTATGAGATTGTGAAACTTCCACAAGGAAAGAAGGTACTGAAGAGTAAATGGGTATTCAAGCTGAAGAAAGATGGCAGCGGAAAGGTGGTGAAGCACAAAGCCCGGTTAGTAGTCAAAGGATTCCTACAGAAAAAGGgaattgactttgatgaaatatttTCACCAGTTGTAAAATTGACTTCAATCCGCATCATCCTTGGATTGGTAGCCAGTTTGAATTTGGAGCTTgaacaaatggatgtcaagacaacatttcttcatggtgatctaaATGAAGAAATCTATATGGAGCAGCCGGAAGGTTTTGAGGTTTCAGGAAAAGAAAACCTCGTCTATAAGCTTACGAAAAGTTTATATGGCCTAAAGCAAGCACCGAGGCAGTGGTACAAAAAGTTTGACTCATTTATGGTAAGTCAAGGATATAAAAGGACTGCTGCAGATCAGTGTGTTTACATTCAGAGATTTTCGGATGGCAATTTTGTTGTACTTCTACTTTATGTAGACGACATGTTGATCGTCGGACAAGATGCAACAAAAATTAGACAGTTGAAGAAAGAACTCTCTAAGTCctttgaaatgaaagacttaggtcCAGCTCAACATATTTTGGGATTGCAGATAACTCGAGATAGGAGAAACAAGAAGTTATGGCTATCTCAAGAAAATTACATTGAACGGGTGATCAAACGGTTCAATATGAGTAATGCCAAACCGGTAGGTGCCCCTTTGGCAAATCACTTCAAGTTGAGCAAGAGTTTGTGCCCCTCATCCAAGAAAGAGATTGAGGAGATGTCTACAATTCCATATTCTTCAGCAGTTGGTAGTCTgatgtatgccatggtttgcacgAGGCCAGATATCGCACATGCAGTAGGTGTGGTAAGtcgttttctttctaaccctggaaAGAAACATTGGGAGGTAGTTAAGTGGATTTTCAGGTATCTTAAAGGTACTTCAAAATCAAGTTTGTGCTTTGGGGGAGCTGATCCAGTCTTGGAAGGCTATACAGATTCAGATATGGCCGGAGATCCTGATGGAAGAAAATCAACCTCAGGATATGTTTATACTTTTGCAGGGGGAGCTGTGTCATGGCAGTCAAGAttgcagaagtgtgttgcactatccacaactgaagcagagtatatTGCTGTAGCGGAAGCTGGAAAAGAAATGTTGTGGCTAAAGCGGTTTCTCCAAGAACTAGGGATAAATCAAACAGAGTATaagatacattgtgatagtcaaagtgcaatTGATTTAAGCAAAAACTCAATGTATCATTCTCGGACAAAGCACATCGACATTCGCTATCACTGGATACGCGAGGTGATGAATCAACAACTGTTGAAACTAGTGAAGATCCATACGAAGGAGAATCCAGCAGACATGTTAACAAAGGTGGTCACTCAAGAAAAGTTAGAGCTGTGCAGAGACATAGTTGGAATAACTTTCAAATAGTAGCTGCGTTGGAATGCAGCTGAAGGGGGAGAATTGATAAGTTCAGCTACTGCCAACTACCAATTCTAGAagcccaccattgttgaagccaccaacccattctagaagccaccattgttgaaacctccattgttgaatgaaaaattcaaccaccaaccaccttctttaaggctataaatagagccttatgttttacacagaaaaatcaatccagagagattgaaatacaatccaggaagagattgtgagaacaaaaagagagtttggtgaggttttttttttttttgtagagagaaattcttggtgtaaattctctgtaattctattcttgtgaaatagagttgtttttcctcccaaataatcttcatattgatcGAGAATCACAACAAAATGTTCTTATTATCATTATGAAATTCCGATGCGGCTCCTTTCCATTAATACTTTTTGTGTATTTCCTCAACTGCACATGAGTACATATAAGTCccatttaatattttttaaggTCCAGAGAATACTTTTCAAAAAAGAATAACCAAAACCTCTTAGGTTCATGTTCTACAATTTTAATATTTGAATCTAAAAACAATAAGATGAAATTAATGATATTAAATGGGTAGCATAATTTGTGGGGGATATATGCCGTTTTCCTACCAAAGTTGGACAGTATACTTGTCCAAAACTTATTTAATTTAACTATGGTTAAGATACTTGTTAATGTACTATAATCTAGACCGTTAAATTTCAAATTTAGATGTCGTACACTCAAATATATGTAGCTGAGGAAGTACAATGAAAATGGATTAACAACCTTTAAATATACACCATTAACATCCCAACATTTGCAACATTATGAAACAAACCACAAATTAAAGTATGAAACCTAATTACAACACACTAGAAAATCAccccaaataagaaagaaaaaaaccaaAGAAGCATCAACACAGCGAGAAGAATGACTTCAAATTAATGAACGTCCCCTCTTCTTTCTTAATTATTATCACATGTCTCTAACTTCAAACTCATTGCGATTCTTGACGACAATATCGTACATGTGCATGGACTTAAACTTGTTGAAATCTTTTGGGAGAGAAATGAGATGAACAGTAGACCTTTTATGGTACTGAAGAAGGTCAAGATCATCATAATACCTTTCCCAACCAAGAGAATAAAGTTTCCTTTCAAGTACTGCATAGGATGTGATGACTTCATTACTTGGAATATGAACTAGCACTTTTCGACGACCACTTGAGCCTTGACAATCTTCAAGTCGGACAACTCCATTCTTGAATACCCAAACTCCAGACATATTAGTAATTTGATTGAGCTAAGATGTTAGTTTGAGGAGGAAAGGAGAATTGGTTAGAATATTTCTAAATCTCTAGCTTGTGAGATGGCTTGAAGGAAGAGGGTGTGAGGGGCTTATATAGAGGATTTTTGCTATttattatatttatttaaaatcttTTTTAGAGGGGTGTGCGTGGTTTGAGGAGGGTGATGGAAGAGATGGTGGGGTAAGCGCTAGTTATGTGCAGGGACAATGTAAATAATATTTATAGTATCAGGTTAATAACCTAAAACAACATCTAACTTTATACCAAGTCTAATATACCAAAATGAAAAACAGTTTGATATAACCAATTAAATTCTACTAATCGTGAATTTTCATTATTAACGCAGGTAACTTAATATGTTCCTAGATAGGGCCATTTTGATGGAGTCTGAATTGTGCAAGAAGATTGTAGGCAGTGGCCGCATCGTACCAGTAACTTTTGCCCAGACGTATCAGTAAGCTAACTTGAGGGTACTGCTGTAGGAATCAATCAACTTTAAATTTTTGGTATCAACTAGGATGCTGTACAATATACGAGTTCACATGAACCCAATAACTTTTATTCAGATAATGTATATGCATTAAAATCATAAGAACCGATAAATTTCAAATTCTGAAATCACCTCTGAAAACAAATATAATATACCATTCATATTATCATAGAAAAGCAAGACATGTTTATCATACATAAGCGAAAAACTCTCAACTACGTAAGCGAtatttaaaatcaaaagaaagaagataatTGGAGCTGTTAATACGTGGTTCAAAGAAATTTACAGACAATCAAAAGAAAGAAGATGATTGGACAAAGAGAAATAATTCCACAGGTATATATCCTAGCCTAACTTATACAAATAGAAAATCGACATGTGTTGCGAACATTTGAGTTCGTCGAATTTTCTCTATACTTCTAACTACTATGAACCAAAGAGAGAAAAAGGGAGCTGTAGTGGAATAATCGGATTGAGAAGAatcccatttttactttatccaTCCAAATCCTTTACCCCACAAAGGGAATCTTGTGTTAGATGAATtatactttttttattttaactGGAGAATGCATTGATAAGTCAAgataggggtgtgcattcgaatcagtttatcgataaatcgaatcgattatttgttatcggtttatcgatttcgatttcgaaattttccttatcgagttatcgatttcgattttgtcctcttcggttatcggtttatcgataaaccgataaaaTATACTAAAAGAACAAATTTTATACCGATAAGGGGGAATGATTTTATACTgttggagtgttggtggcatacatttaatcccttactttagtttcgttgcatgtgcttgttgacataatttttatgttataaacggtgttcgtcttattttagcttctttttgtctatattagttaggcgtgtttatagcgatatacaTTCCGTGGAATCCCGCAATTTTTTTTGGTGTAATCGATAAtcgaatcgataagccccaaaaatcgataaatcgaaatcgaaaaaattgaaaccttattgaaacgataacgataagcatatgtacaaatcgataatcgataagtaattatcgataagggtcaaaatcgaatcgataaattgAATGGACACCGCTAAGTCAAGATGTACATAGAGGGGCATAAACCAAACCTCTCAGAGAAAagttgggatggaccaagtccatCCATTACAATTTGACTAGTCCAACAAGAATTAGGTGGGTTGCTCCTTAAACAGATTAGCTCACAAAACAAAGGAACTAAGAAAGATCAGTCAGCCTGGATAAAAAATAAAGGTCCTCTttcttaccatgattttgaaATTTGGCATCCCTTTCTCGTCGTTCTTCAATAAGGATATAAACTGCCTTGGAAGATTTATAGCCTCAGTGAAGAACGGACTCTTTCTCTCTACTTCAGCTATATTAGCTAGGAGGTCTGCTGGGATGTTACCTTCTCTGAGTGTGTGAACATAATGCAAATTTCCAATTAGATTCATTGCTTGAATCGCTGAGATCTCATCCTTTATATGCCAAGTAGTAGAAATTTCTCCTCTTATCATCTGGATAACAACAAGAGAATCTGACTCAACTGTCAACCTGTTGAAGCCATGATCTAAGCACCATCTAACTCCAGTTTTGATTGCTTGAGCTTCAGCTGAATTGTTTGAGCAACTACCAAGGTAAACAGAGAAAGCCATGATCAAACGTCCGAGATGATCTCTTAACACCCCTCCACCTCCTGCATTACCTGGGTTTCCTTTGCTACAACCATcaatatttaatttaaattccCCAACACTCGGTTTATTCCATCTCACAGGAAGAATGTATAGTTGAGGTTTGATTATTTCTACCAATTGACATATCCTCGGGAAAGAAGACATAAAAGGCAGAGAAGGAAATTTAGTAGAAAGCAACTGTTGCATCAAGTAGGTACTTTGACCAATAATTCTATGAATTGAACTTCTGATACCCTCATATTGTAGGTACATCTATATTTCCATATTTCCCAACAGATAATAGAGGGGAGACATTGCAATATCATGTCATGAACTTTGTTTTGTGGTTTGATGAGCCACCATCTGAGGAATTTGGCTCGAATACCACCAACAGAGTTAATAGACTTGAAAATATTTCCAAACTTTTAGAGCCACATCACCATCACAAAATAAATGGTTTGTAGTTTTCATATTGCTATTGATGCAGCAAATAACATTTTGAGGGCCCATGAACCCCAAACCTGATCAAAGAGTCATCAGTTGCAAGCTTACCATTTAATAATCTCATAACATGAAAAGATACTTTAAATGGTAGCTTACGGTGCCAGATCTTAGTTGAAGTGAAGGAAGAGCCTCTAGATTTTCTAAAAGTTTTCCATGCTGATTTACTAGAAAAAGATCCAGTGGGGATTGCGAGCCAAATAGGAAGATCTTTCTCTTCAGGAGAAATCTTGATAGATTGAATATGATAAACCAAATTAGAAGGGAGAGTATCACGGAGTTTAATAAAATCAGCCACCTTTATCTTCTGGGACTTGTTTCCCTGTTGAACTAAATTAGCAAGGGCTCCTTTATTGGTCCAGTTATCCCACCAAAAGGAAAGGTTACCTTTTTCTACATTCCATAAAATATGTGCTTCACAGTCTTTCTTGATATCCATTAGCCTTCTCCAAGAGTGTGACTGAGTATAACTCTTTTTTCTAGCAACTGGATGATATCTTTTGCAGTATTTAGCTTCCAGGAAGAGGGTGAGAAGAGGCTTTTGAGTTATGAAATTCCACCAGAATTTAGCAGCAAAAGAAATGCAAATGTCATGCAATGATCTAAAACCTACCCCTCCCTCCATCTTAGGATAATATAAATTCTTCCAGGAAAACCAATGATAACTTCTCTTGCTCTCTATTGTACCCCAGAAAAAACTAGCATCAATATGATCAAGGGTAGTTTTTGGTGGATGCACAACAAATATGATATGTAAAGGAATAGAATGCAATACAGACCTGATAAGGACTGCTCTACCCCCAAAAGAGAGAATTTTCCCTTTCCAACCCTGAGTTCTATTTGCTATTTTGGCCACCATATTTCCAAAGTAGCAAATTTTCTTTCTCCCAGGGTAAATAGGGCACCCCAAATAAGTAAAAGGGAACTGGGAATGGGAAAAACGAGTGATGCATTTGATGTCTTCAATTACAGTTGAAGGAGTTTTAGGAGATACGAGGAATGtagattttcttttattcacCATTTGTCCTGAGGCTTGTTCATAGTTCTCCAACTTTTTCATCATCATGGCAATAGATAACAAGTCACCAGAGGAGAAGAGGATGGTGTCATCAGTATATGTGAGGTGAGTGATTAAAGGATTGCCTCAATCCAtagaaaaattaataaaattatcaAGTACTAGCTGGTCAATCATGTAAGACAACAATTCTGCCC
Proteins encoded in this window:
- the LOC104225625 gene encoding flowering-promoting factor 1-like protein 3, whose product is MSGVWVFKNGVVRLEDCQGSSGRRKVLVHIPSNEVITSYAVLERKLYSLGWERYYDDLDLLQYHKRSTVHLISLPKDFNKFKSMHMYDIVVKNRNEFEVRDM